The following proteins are co-located in the Haloplanus sp. HW8-1 genome:
- a CDS encoding ABC transporter ATP-binding protein: MTVISATDLSKRYGDVLALDRVDLTVDAGETFGFLGPNGAGKSTFIDTLLGFVAPSDGTLSVFGHDCQDDGVAVRERLGVLPEGYAPFDALSGRQHVEYAIRSKGVNENPADVLSRVGLRDDAARPAADYSKGMCQRLALAMALVGEPDLLVLDEPTTGLDPNGAAEMRTILREEADRGATIFFSSHVLEQVEAVCDRVGILQNGRLIATDTIAGLRDSIGGGTKLVITPDRVDNGTLDAVERVEGVETAVERDGAIEATCTNDAKMDALVELHDAGVEVVNFRTEEASLEDMFVEFTGGERA, translated from the coding sequence GTGACAGTCATCAGCGCCACGGACCTCTCGAAGCGCTACGGCGACGTGCTCGCTCTCGACCGCGTGGATCTGACCGTCGACGCCGGCGAAACCTTCGGCTTCCTCGGGCCAAACGGCGCGGGCAAGTCGACGTTCATCGACACCCTGCTCGGATTCGTCGCCCCGAGCGACGGCACGCTGTCCGTGTTCGGCCACGACTGCCAAGACGACGGCGTCGCCGTCCGCGAACGCCTCGGCGTCTTGCCGGAGGGATACGCTCCCTTCGACGCCCTTTCGGGCCGCCAACACGTCGAATACGCGATCCGATCGAAGGGTGTCAACGAGAACCCCGCCGATGTCCTCTCCCGCGTCGGCCTCCGTGACGACGCCGCGAGACCGGCCGCGGACTACTCGAAAGGCATGTGCCAGCGGCTCGCGCTCGCGATGGCGCTCGTCGGGGAGCCGGACCTGCTCGTCCTCGACGAGCCGACGACCGGACTCGATCCGAACGGCGCCGCGGAGATGCGGACCATCCTCCGCGAGGAGGCCGACCGTGGGGCGACGATCTTCTTTTCGAGTCACGTCCTCGAACAGGTCGAGGCGGTCTGTGACCGGGTCGGCATCCTCCAGAACGGCCGGCTGATCGCCACCGACACCATCGCCGGACTGCGTGATTCGATCGGCGGTGGCACGAAACTGGTCATCACGCCCGACCGGGTCGACAACGGGACCCTCGACGCCGTCGAACGGGTCGAAGGCGTCGAGACGGCGGTCGAACGCGACGGCGCCATCGAGGCAACGTGTACGAACGATGCGAAGATGGACGCGCTGGTCGAACTCCACGACGCCGGCGTCGAGGTCGTCAACTTCCGCACCGAGGAAGCGTCGCTCGAGGATATGTTCGTCGAGTTCACCGGAGGCGAGCGGGCGTGA